The Fundidesulfovibrio magnetotacticus genome includes a region encoding these proteins:
- a CDS encoding HprK-related kinase B, protein MSASTASSPSNSVAGLMDRYATQWAAPHAVRLALGAWRADLRTNDLELAGWLRAYFRDFLADDDAAPPAPCQLLALETPPQDLGLRYATREPDPGKTKVKEEYADLPDGRVVRKRLTGMVFVFGEGRNLALGPCRENPNQVVNFVNNRFIEHKLHQGCLLGHAAGVAHGGQGLALAGFSGMGKSTLALHLMNHGLDFVSNDRVLVGKDNGDLMMYGVAKMPRVNPGTVLHNPSLAPVIPPADREAFRALPQDELWTLEHKYDAFIDQCYGPGRFRIEARMKGLAILNWSRAGQGLNVAAVDIARRRDLLEAFMKSTGLFYEEPEGAHAPDFSEDAYVDMLAGCTVLEVTGRADFEEAARVLAGFLKGEGAGA, encoded by the coding sequence GTGAGCGCATCCACCGCTTCCTCCCCGTCGAACTCCGTGGCCGGGCTCATGGACCGCTACGCCACCCAATGGGCCGCGCCCCACGCCGTGCGCCTGGCCCTGGGCGCCTGGCGCGCCGATCTGCGCACCAACGACCTCGAGCTGGCCGGATGGCTGCGCGCCTACTTCCGCGATTTCCTGGCCGACGACGACGCGGCCCCGCCCGCGCCCTGCCAGCTGCTGGCCCTGGAAACCCCGCCCCAGGACCTGGGCCTGCGCTACGCCACGCGCGAGCCGGACCCGGGCAAGACCAAGGTCAAGGAGGAGTACGCCGACCTCCCCGACGGGCGCGTGGTGCGCAAGCGCCTCACGGGCATGGTGTTCGTCTTCGGAGAGGGCCGCAACCTGGCCCTGGGGCCCTGCCGGGAGAACCCCAACCAGGTGGTGAACTTCGTCAACAACCGCTTCATCGAGCACAAGCTCCACCAGGGCTGCCTGCTGGGCCACGCGGCCGGAGTGGCCCATGGCGGGCAGGGCCTGGCCCTGGCCGGGTTCTCGGGCATGGGCAAGTCCACCCTGGCCCTGCACCTGATGAACCATGGGCTCGATTTCGTCTCCAACGACCGCGTCCTGGTGGGGAAGGACAACGGGGATCTCATGATGTACGGGGTGGCCAAGATGCCGCGCGTGAACCCCGGCACCGTGCTCCACAACCCCTCCCTGGCCCCGGTAATCCCCCCGGCGGACCGCGAGGCCTTCCGCGCCCTGCCCCAGGACGAACTCTGGACCCTGGAGCACAAGTACGACGCCTTCATCGACCAGTGCTACGGTCCCGGGCGCTTCCGCATCGAGGCGCGCATGAAGGGGCTGGCCATCCTCAACTGGTCGCGCGCGGGGCAGGGGCTCAACGTGGCGGCCGTGGACATCGCCCGGCGGCGCGACCTCCTGGAGGCCTTCATGAAATCCACGGGCCTCTTCTACGAGGAGCCCGAGGGCGCGCACGCCCCGGACTTCTCCGAAGACGCCTACGTGGACATGCTCGCGGGCTGCACGGTGCTGGAGGTGACGGGCCGCGCGGACTTCGAGGAGGCCGCCCGCGTGCTGGCGGGGTTCCTCAAGGGAGAGGGCGCGGGGGCATGA